A window from Leguminivora glycinivorella isolate SPB_JAAS2020 chromosome 16, LegGlyc_1.1, whole genome shotgun sequence encodes these proteins:
- the LOC125234397 gene encoding transmembrane reductase CYB561D2-like isoform X1, translated as MGPQSEERSGFITCMNVVNSITHWVLGAVAILAITFNSMFAGSAHFTQHVYLCVIGYIVLMAQGILTFSPHTGWTRSMRYQDKKVIHWVIQVAGSILAVTGSIIRIVNVSNNFQTPHGILGLIAMIFTVLSLIGGVIGLFSKTAAIKIGHSFAGSVTLIAAFICLCLGFDKTVVRLHLNDTIANLAIAFTVIGLVGTLCSAAMSNFNRIVLR; from the exons atgggTCCACAAAGTGAAGAGCGATCTGGTTTCATCACGTGTATGAATGTAGTGAATTCAATAACTCACTGGGTCCTAGGTGCGGTGGCCATACTTGCCATTACTTTTAATAGCATGTTCGCTGGATCTGCACATTTCACTCAACATGTATATCTTTGTGTAATTGGC TACATCGTCCTCATGGCTCAAGGTATTCTGACCTTCAGCCCTCACACCGGCTGGACGAGAAGCATGCGGTACCAGGACAAGAAAGTTATACACTGGGTCATACAGGTTGCCGGGTCTATTTTAGCTGTCACTGGCAGCATCATTCGAATAGTCAATGTCTCGAATAACTTCCAAACGCCACATGGGATTCTTG GCCTCATCGCAATGATTTTCACCGTCTTGAGTTTAATCGGAGGCGTCATCGGTCTCTTCAGCAAAACGGCCGCCATCAAAATTGGGCATTCCTTCGCTGGATCCGTCACACTCATCGCAGCTTTCATTTGCCTCTGCCTAGGCTTTGACAAAACAGTGGTTAGGCTCCATCTTAATGATACTATAGCTAATTTAGCCATCGCTTTTACTGTTATAGGTCTAGTGGGGACTTTGTGCTCTGCTGCTATGTCTAATTTTAATAGAATTGTGTTACGATAG
- the LOC125234397 gene encoding transmembrane reductase CYB561D2-like isoform X2, whose translation MVFYIVLMAQGILTFSPHTGWTRSMRYQDKKVIHWVIQVAGSILAVTGSIIRIVNVSNNFQTPHGILGLIAMIFTVLSLIGGVIGLFSKTAAIKIGHSFAGSVTLIAAFICLCLGFDKTVVRLHLNDTIANLAIAFTVIGLVGTLCSAAMSNFNRIVLR comes from the exons ATGGTTTTT TACATCGTCCTCATGGCTCAAGGTATTCTGACCTTCAGCCCTCACACCGGCTGGACGAGAAGCATGCGGTACCAGGACAAGAAAGTTATACACTGGGTCATACAGGTTGCCGGGTCTATTTTAGCTGTCACTGGCAGCATCATTCGAATAGTCAATGTCTCGAATAACTTCCAAACGCCACATGGGATTCTTG GCCTCATCGCAATGATTTTCACCGTCTTGAGTTTAATCGGAGGCGTCATCGGTCTCTTCAGCAAAACGGCCGCCATCAAAATTGGGCATTCCTTCGCTGGATCCGTCACACTCATCGCAGCTTTCATTTGCCTCTGCCTAGGCTTTGACAAAACAGTGGTTAGGCTCCATCTTAATGATACTATAGCTAATTTAGCCATCGCTTTTACTGTTATAGGTCTAGTGGGGACTTTGTGCTCTGCTGCTATGTCTAATTTTAATAGAATTGTGTTACGATAG